From one Malus sylvestris chromosome 1, drMalSylv7.2, whole genome shotgun sequence genomic stretch:
- the LOC126632985 gene encoding trihelix transcription factor ENAP2-like, whose product MDRPTRTHAPAGRDDCWSEDATLALTTAWGDRYLHLNRGILRQKDWKEVADAVNSHQNGGAKPFKTDVQCKNRIDTLKKKYKLEKSKPGPSTWPFYRRLHSIICSTPSNTAGATKPNPPILALTAKSPDPNTNPLGGSTDSSIRRDDGGDEAAVFSGGAACRELARAISKFGEMYERIENSKRKQMMELEKQRMEFEKELALQRLNMFMDVQVELGKKMKRPKYSHSSGKKS is encoded by the exons ATGGACCGCCCGACCCGTACCCACGCCCCGGCAGGCCGCGACGACTGTTGGAGTGAGGACGCCACGTTGGCACTAACAACGGCCTGGGGCGACCGCTACCTCCATTTAAACCGCGGCATCCTCCGTCAGAAAGACTGGAAGGAAGTGGCCGACGCCGTGAACTCCCATCAGAACGGCGGCGCCAAGCCGTTCAAGACGGACGTCCAGTGCAAGAACCGCATCGACACGTTGAAGAAAAAGTACAAGCTGGAAAAGTCGAAGCCCGGCCCGTCCACGTGGCCCTTCTACCGCCGCCTCCACTCCATAATCTGCTCAACCCCCTCAAACACCGCCGGTGCGACCAAACCAAACCCCCCAATCCTCGCTCTCACTGCCAAATCCCCCGACCCGAATACGAATCCCCTCGGAGGGTCCACCGACAGCTCAATTCGCCGCGACGACGGCGGTGATGAGGCGGCGGTGTTTTCGGGTGGGGCGGCGTGCAGGGAATTGGCTAGGGCAATTTCGAAGTTTGGGGAAATGTACGAGAGGATTGAGAATTCGAAGCGGAAGCAGATGATGGAGCTGGAGAAACAGAGGATGGAGTTCGAGAAGGAGCTCGCGTTGCAGAGGTTGAATATGTTCATGGATGTTCAGGTGGAgctggggaagaagatgaagcgcCCCAAGTACTCGCATTCTTCAG GGAAGAAATCATAG
- the LOC126633278 gene encoding U-box domain-containing protein 1-like yields the protein MEAALVPPLMVSTGFLPTGSLLQSLVHICNEVCSMEKLPVLQGRNISTMIRRIKLLASLFEEIQESDGPLPPSSILCLTELFSVIRRAKFLIQDCKDGSSLWGLMQTELVSNQFYVLVKELGRAHDILPLSLLNVTADIKEQIELLHRQAKRTELFIDLKELQRREELLVLMGSNSEKNRKNKGFIDLVKVRDVLSSIGLRNAVDYEEETSKLEAEAHKQAGSGGLIVVSNINNLISLVSYCKTIIFIDGEIEKPCKEDMKLHCLPSGRFYDHSSSSQSLIPNVPDEFRCPISLDLIRDPVIVASGHTYDRNSIAQWINSGHQTCPKSGQKLIHMALIPNYALRSLMQQWCEENNVPTTESSQSSSSDLARSSSKRELYENAVDHISVVKAAADAVKLTAEFLVGKLATGSPDIQRQAAYELRLLAKTGMNNRRIIAEAGAIPFLVTLLRSHEPRIQENAVTALLNLSIYNNNKILIMAAGAIDEIVNVLESGNTMEARENAAAAIFSLSMIDDCKITIGKRPRAIPALVGLLKEGTPAGKKDAAVALFNLALYNANKVSIVFAGAVPLLIELLMDDKAGITDDALALLAQILGCSEGLQEIGKSRILVPILIDLLRFGSPKGKENAITLLLGLCKDGGEEVARRLLMNPRSIPSLQSLAADGSLKARRKADAVLRLLNRCCFQSHDQIG from the coding sequence ATGGAAGCAGCTCTTGTTCCTCCTCTAATGGTTTCCACAGGATTTTTGCCAACTGGGTCGTTGTTACAGTCGTTGGTTCACATATGCAACGAAGTTTGCTCCATGGAAAAGCTTCCGGTTCTACAGGGCCGGAACATCTCCACCATGATAAGGAGGATCAAGCTTCTCGCTTCTCTGTTCGAAGAGATACAAGAGTCCGACGGGCCGCTTCCTCCCTCTTCAATCCTATGCCTCACGGAGCTTTTCTCCGTGATTCGAAGAGCCAAGTTTCTGATCCAAGATTGTAAAGACGGGAGCTCTCTGTGGGGGCTTATGCAGACGGAGTTGGTTTCGAATCAGTTTTACGTGCTGGTCAAGGAGTTGGGGAGGGCGCATGATATTTTGCCTCTGAGTTTGCTTAACGTGACGGCAGATATCAAAGAGCAGATCGAGCTCCTCCACCGGCAAGCGAAAAGAACGGAGCTTTTTATCGATCTCAAAGAGCTGCAGAGAAGAGAAGAGCTTTTGGTTTTGATGGGAAGCAATAGTGAGAAGAACAGGAAGAACAAAGGGTTCATAGATTTGGTCAAAGTGAGAGATGTTCTGAGCAGCATTGGCCTGAGAAACGCCGTGGATTACGAAGAAGAAACTTCGAAGCTCGAGGCAGAAGCTCACAAGCAAGCAGGGAGTGGAGGGCTGATTGTGGTGTCCAACATAAACAATCTTATTTCCCTTGTGTCGTACTGCAAAACCATCATTTTTATAGATGGTGAAATCGAAAAACCGTGTAAAGAGGATATGAAACTGCACTGTCTCCCCTCGGGTAGATTTTATGATCACTCTTCATCTTCTCAGTCGTTGATCCCCAATGTTCCGGATGAATTTCGCTGCCCGATTTCATTGGACTTGATTAGAGACCCTGTTATTGTAGCATCCGGGCACACTTATGATCGAAATTCGATTGCACAATGGATAAATTCGGGGCACCAGACATGTCCCAAAAGCGGGCAGAAGCTGATTCACATGGCGCTTATTCCCAACTACGCACTCAGGAGTCTAATGCAACAATGGTGTGAGGAGAACAACGTTCCCACAACTGAATCCTCGCAGTCTTCTTCCTCCGATTTGGCGAGGAGCAGCAGCAAAAGGGAGTTGTACGAAAATGCTGTCGATCACATTTCTGTCGTGAAAGCTGCTGCTGATGCTGTGAAATTGACAGCTGAGTTTCTGGTGGGAAAACTAGCAACTGGCTCCCCAGATATCCAAAGGCAAGCGGCCTATGAGCTCCGATTACTTGCCAAAACCGGCATGAATAATAGAAGGATAATAGCAGAGGCCGGAGCTATTCCATTTCTAGTGACGTTGCTGAGATCCCATGAACCGAGAATTCAGGAAAACGCTGTCACAGCGTTGCTCAACCTCTCcatctacaacaacaacaagattCTGATCATGGCGGCTGGAGCAATTGACGAAATAGTAAACGTCTTGGAATCGGGGAACACAATGGAAGCAAGAGAGAATGCAGCAGCAGCAATTTTCAGCTTGTCGATGATAGATGACTGCAAGATAACGATTGGAAAGCGCCCTAGAGCCATTCCGGCATTGGTGGGGCTTTTGAAAGAAGGCACTCCGGCTGGTAAAAAAGATGCTGCCGTAGCACTCTTCAATCTTGCACTCTACAATGCCAACAAGGTGAGCATTGTGTTCGCCGGGGCGGTTCCTCTGCTCATCGAGCTGTTGATGGACGACAAGGCGGGAATTACAGATGATGCCTTGGCACTGCTTGCTCAGATTTTGGGTTGCTCTGAAGGACTGCAGGAGATTGGGAAGAGCAGGATTTTAGTGCCTATTCTTATCGATCTCTTAAGATTTGGTTCACCGAAAGGGAAGGAAAACGCGATAACTCTTCTGTTGGGGCTGTGCAAAGATGGAGGAGAGGAGGTCGCAAGACGGCTGTTGATGAACCCGCGGAGCATTCCTTCACTCCAAAGCTTGGCTGCAGACGGTTCCTTGAAAGCTCGAAGAAAAGCTGATGCAGTGCTTCGATTACTGAACAGGTGCTGCTTCCAATCTCACGACCAGATTGGATGA
- the LOC126617347 gene encoding pentatricopeptide repeat-containing protein At3g56030, mitochondrial-like, whose product MSLLRRIPHKPQNSRSVLTYAARFFSTQNPTLTPFPDVPTTAYYDNLVIAAGHSRDFDNLHYLLNKRVKDHCFNTTNTFRFLTNTDSSLSVLDDLTKTLARLDRGFTRKSAYDSLIARLCKIERVDEALRVVDFMARGDYGLNACTFHPILNVVTRKKRMDDAWGVVDLMRRVGAPPDVPAFNYLLMAYCFSGDLEATAGVLTRMEAEGMRADTRTYDALVLGACKAGKVEGALVLIRRMVDDEVPALLSTHVYVIDSLLGKGFYSQAVKFVRSFSGRDTWLDTESFGSLAKKLIKLRSLKEAKLVFEEMNARGLVIGDKLKDSYEKIKNYD is encoded by the coding sequence ATGTCGCTCCTCCGTCGAATCCCCCATAAACCCCAAAATTCCCGATCTGTCCTCACCTACGCCGCCCGTTTCTTCTCGACCCAAAACCCTACCCTCACCCCTTTCCCTGACGTCCCCACCACCGCCTACTACGACAACCTGGTCATCGCCGCTGGCCACTCCAGAGACTTCGACAACCTCCACTACCTCCTCAACAAGCGCGTCAAGGACCACTGCTTCAACACCACCAACACCTTCAGGTTCCTCACCAACACGGACTCCTCCCTCTCCGTACTCGACGACCTCACCAAAACCCTAGCGCGTCTCGACCGGGGGTTCACCCGCAAGAGCGCGTACGACTCGCTCATCGCGCGTCTCTGTAAGATCGAGAGGGTCGATGAGGCGCTGCGCGTGGTGGATTTTATGGCGCGTGGCGACTACGGCCTCAACGCCTGCACCTTTCACCCGATCCTCAACGTGGTTACCCGGAAGAAGAGAATGGACGACGCGTGGGGCGTGGTGGATCTGATGAGGAGAGTCGGAGCCCCGCCGGATGTCCCGGCGTTTAATTATCTGCTGATGGCGTACTGTTTCTCCGGAGATTTGGAAGCGACAGCCGGAGTGCTGACGAGAATGGAAGCAGAGGGGATGAGAGCGGACACGCGCACCTACGACGCGCTGGTTCTTGGCGCGTGTAAAGCAGGGAAGGTGGAGGGGGCTCTGGTGCTGATAAGGAGGATGGTGGACGATGAGGTTCCGGCGCTGCTGTCGACACACGTGTACGTCATTGATTCGCTGCTGGGAAAGGGGTTTTACTCGCAGGCGGTAAAGTTTGTGAGGAGTTTTAGCGGGAGGGACACGTGGCTCGACACGGAGAGTTTTGGGAGCTTGGCCAAGAAGCTGATTAAGTTGAGGAGCCTTAAGGAGGCTAAACTGGTTTTTGAGGAAATGAATGCGAGGGGTTTAGTGATTGGTGATAAATTGAAGGATTCTTATGAGAAGATTAAGAATTATGATTAA